One Comamonas odontotermitis genomic window, CATGCAAACCACAACACGCTCCACTTCGCTGACTCCGGGCCTCGGGTCTCGCCGCTGGCTGGTGCTGGGCATCGTCTCCGTCGCGCTGCTGCTCATCGTCATCGACATGACGGTGCTGTATACGGCACTGCCGCGTCTCACCCATGACCTGGCTGCCACCGCATCGGCCAAGCTCTGGATCATCAACAGCTACTCCCTCGTCGTCTCCGGCCTGCTGCTGGGCATGGGCACGCTGGGCGACCGCCTGGGCCACAAGCGCCTGTTCATCGCGGGCCTGGCCGTATTTGGCGGTGCCTCGCTGGCGGCGGCCTTTGCGCCAAGCGCGGGCGTGCTGATCGCGGCCCGTGCGCTGCTGGGCGTGGGCGCGGCCATGATGATGCCGGCCACGCTGTCGCTGATCCGACTGAGCTTTTGCGACGAGAAGGAGCGCGCCCTGGCCATCGGCATCTGGGCCTCGGTGGCTTCTGGTGGCGCTGCCTTTGGCCCGGTGCTGGGCGGGGCGCTGCTGGAGCACTTCTGGTGGGGCTCGGTGTTCCTGATCAACGTGCCCATCGTGCTGATCGCCTTGCCGCTCGCCTGGCGGTACATCCCCGCCAGCCAAGGCAATCGGGAGCGGCCCTGGGATCTGGTGGCCTCCATCCAGGTCATGCTGGGCCTGATGGCAGGCACCTATGCGATCAAGGAGCTGGGCAAGCAATCACCGGACTGGGCCTTGGCTGCCTTCGCGTTGTTGACAGGTATTGGCTTCCTGTGGATCTTTGTGCGCCGCCAGCGCAGCAGCAGCCACCCGCTGCTCGATCTGGCCCTGTTTCAGGACAAGGGCTTCAGCACCGCCGTGATCTCGGCCCTGGTGGCGGCGGCTGCGCTGCTGGGCATGGAGCTGGTGTTCAGCCAGCGCCTGCAACTGGTGCTGGGCTTCAGCCCGCTGGAGGCTGGCTGGGCCGTATTGCCGCTGCCGATTGCAGCCTTCGTGGCAGGCCCTATTGCCGGGCGCCTGCTGCCGCGCTGGGGCAGCAGCCGTCTGCTGGCGCTGGCACTGCTGGCCTCCGGCCTGGGCATGGGGGCCTATCTGGCACTGCACGAGGCGACAGCGCTGTGGCAGTCGCTGAGCCTGGTGCTGCTGGGTCTGGGGATTGGCGGTGCCATCACGGCGGCCTCGGCCACCATGCTGATGCGTGCGCCTGCCGACCGTGCCGGCATGGCAGCCTCGGTGGAGGAGGTGTCGTACGAGCTGGGTGGCGCCCTGGGGGTGACTGTCATGGGCAGCCTGCTCTCGGCCGTCTATGCCCATTCGCTGGTCGTGCCAGAAGCGGCTGCTGCGGCTGCATTGCCACCTACGGTGCGCGACAGCCTGGACGAAGCCCTGCTGGCGTCGGAACGCATGCCGCTGGATGCCGCCCAAAGCCTGGTGCAAGCGGCCAGCGCCGCCTTCGATAAAGGCTTTGCCGCGGTGCTGCTGCTGGCGACCCTTTTGCTGCTGGTCACCGCCTGGGTGGCCTGGCGCACACGCACGCGCTAAGGAACCTCTGCAAAACTCCCTGCCGTGGCCTGAACGCGGTCTCGGGCGATCCGCTGCGTTGTCTTCCTCGGCAATAGCTACGGCTATTGCCGAGGAAGACGCCTTGCGGCTCATCCCGATCCGCGTCCATCCCATCTGGCGAGGGTTTTGCAGAGGCTCCCTAAGCGGGCAGTTGCTCATGGCAAAGAATTTGAAATTGATTAGAAATTAAAAAGGATTGATTCATGAATACGAATATTCAACTGAGGCCACTGGAACGTGAGGATTTGCGCTTCGTGCACCTGCTGGACAACAATGCCAGCGTCATGCGGTACTGGTTCGAGGAGCCCTACGCCACATTTGATGAGCTGACCAGCCTGTACGATGCCCATGTGCATGACCAGGGCGAGCGGCGCTTTGTGGTGCAGCACGCGGGTGAGCGCGCTGGCCTCGTGGAGTTGGTGGAGATCAATCTGATCCACCGCAGCGCAGAGTTTCAGATCATCATCGCCCCCGACCAGCAGGGCAAGGGCATTGCAGCCCATGCCACGCGACTGGCGTTGGACCATGGCTTTCGTGTGCTGAACCTGCACAAGATTTACCTGTACGTCGACAAGGAAAACGCCAAGGCCATCCACATCTATGGCAAGCTGGGCTTTCAGCCGGAGGGCGAGCTGGTGGATGAGTTCTTTTCGAACGGCCAGTACCGCAGTGCGATCCGCATGTACATGCTGCAGGGGCCTTACCTGCAGCGAATAGCCTGACGGAGCCAAACAAGAAAGAGGAAAGAAGAAAGCCACCCTGGCATGCCGGGGTGGCTTTCTTGTTCAGGGCTGCCGGTCAGGCCGTGCGCACGAGGCAGCTCAATCCGTTTCGTCGTACACCAGCGATGGATTGTTCATCGACCGGGCCACATCGCTCAGGCCGGTGATGATGTGATTGGCAAAAAAGCTGCTTTGGGTATCGGGCTCCAGGGCGGCAATGGCCAGGTTGGCCATGGGCTGGTTCAATGGCACGTAGTAGCTGCCTTCCGGCACATCGATGGCAATGCGCTGCAACTGAACCTTGACCCGCTCCACCGAGCGGGAAGAGGGGCCCAGCACATCATTCTTGGCGCTGCTGCTGCGTTCTACTTCCTGGTAGGTGTCTGCCAGCATATTGCCCGGCTCGGCCACCCGCAGTACCTGCAGCCCCAGGGCGCGCAGCTTGTCGGCGGCTTCACCGGCATTGGTGGACAGCCAGTAGCCGCAAGGGCGGGCACGGCTCTCGCCCGGCTGCAGCTTGACGGACGACTTCCAGTCCACTTCCTGCGGACGGTCCTCACCCGTCTGCGGGTCGAGGAAGACGATGCGCCGCTTTTCGGTGGTTTGCTGGGATTCGAGGGTGAACTGGCCCCGGCAGGCCTGCGAAGCCACGTCGCGGGCCACGAATGCGCGCACCTGCTCCAACTCCTTGGCGCGCTGCGCCGTGGTCTGCAGTGCTGATGTGAGAGCCACCACATGGCTGTGGACGCGGCGCTGGATATGGGCGCGACCAATGCCGACGCCACGGGTCTCGATCAACAGGCTGGGCGCATTCTTGAGGGCATAGACATTGCGGCCGGTATCGGGGCGCACGCCGCCCATCGACAGTGTCAGGTCGTCGGCCTTCTTCGTGGTGGTGTAGTACCAGTTGGTGCTCATGCCCTGGTCGGTCAGCGCCTTCTGCATGGGCAGCAGATACCATTCATTGGCGGCCTTGCCCACAAATTCATGCGTATTGGCCGTGGTCGGGGTCTGCAGCAGGGCGTCGTAGCGCTGTACGGCCTGGAATTTTTCCAGATAGCGTCCGGCAACGGTGAATTCATGCGAATCAAATACCGCGACGGGACGGTAGTTGCGGCTGAGCTTGGCCAGCGCATCGGCTTCAGGCGTCTGCAGCAGCAGGTGGTCGCGGTTCATGTCGATGCCGTTGGAGGTGGTGCGTCGGCCCGAGGCAGCGCCATCGGGGTTGGCGCGCGGCACCAGCAAGACATTCAGCTTGTCGAGCAAAGGCCCAAGTGGGCCCTGCGCGAGGGATTGTGCCATGGCAAGCAGGGCTTCGCTGCCGGCAGGCTCGTCACCGTGCTGCTGGCCGATCAGCAATACCGTTGGGCGTCCGCTGGCATCGAGGTCGTGCAAGCTGGTGCCAGCAGCGCGCGTGAGCAGCAAGGCATGGATGGGGGTGCCTTCCTGCGAGGTGCCGGCCGTGATCAGCTCGGCCTTGGTTCCCCCAGCCGGTGCTGACGCAATCTGGCGCAGCATCTGGCCCAATTCCGCATTGCTGGTGAATGTGGTGCGTCCGTTGGTCAGGCCAGGGGTGCTGTAAGGGGTGGCCGGGTCTGGAAACCGTGCGGCAACTTCGGGGCTTTCCTGCCACACGCTCAAGGGGACGGCCTGCAGCGGCGTGGTTTCCACGGGGGTGCTGATGACCCCCGGGTTGCTGACACCGGGGATGTGCACGGGGGCAGGCCCCTGGCTCTTGGGGGCGGTGGTGACCGTGCCGGGCGTTGCCGTGGGCGCGCTCGTCCAGGGTGGCAGGGGCGTGCTGGTGCATGCGCTCAGCAGGACTGCTGCAGAAACGGCACTGAGCGTCATCCAGCGCGAGGCAGTGAGAGAGGAATGGGGTTGCATCATTGTTGTTGCGTGACGAAGCACGGCCCTCCTGAAAATTATGTTGCCATTATGCAAAACAGAGGCGGGTGTCTGCGTAGGATGGGTGCGAAAGAAAAGCCGACTGCTGCTGTGGTTGCAGCCGGGAGTCAAGACCCTTCGAATGTACCAGCGACCGGCGGGGCTCCGGCCGAGCCGGGTGGGCTGGCTGCCTGTTCCTTGTCCGGGATGCGCAGGCGCAGCAGGGCGCGGACAAACCCGTGATCGGAGCGTGTGCGGTCGCGGCCTTCATGCAGGTGGTCGTTGAAATAGTCCACCCGGCGCACATCGCCAATGGAATGCTTGCTGCCCGGGTCAAACTCCTCGCTCACCAGAATCTGGTCGAGCACGGCAGGTGCGCCCTGGTGGATGTGCGAATAGGCGACATCCTTCTTGAGGGCCGCATCACCAAGCAGATCGTAGGCATTGAACAGGGCGCGGTCGCGTGCTCCCCGGTCATAGGCGACCTCGGATGTGGCCGCAATCAGCTGCGTGGTGACGCTGTCGGGCGTGTCATTGAAGTCGCCCATCACCACCAGGGGCATGCGCGTATGGCGCAGCAGATCGATCACGAGGCAGCGCAGGGCCAGGGCTTCCACCCCGCGCATGATGAGCGAGCGTAGCGAGGCGAGTGCCGCAATCTTGGGGTTGTCGCGGTCTTCGAGCGGATTGCCTGCTTCGTCCTGCAGGAATTTGGGGCGCTTGGATTTGAGGTGGCATGTGAGCACCGACACCACCTGGCCGTGCTTCATCTGCAAGGTGGCCACCAGCGGCGGGCGCTCGAATTTGTCGTGCATGCCCAGACCCGGAATCGGCTGGCCAAGGCCTGCCGGGAAATCTGGAAAGGAGCGGCAGGCCAGCACCTTGAGCCTCGTGGCAATGCCCACGCGGGGTGTACCGCTGGCGCCAGGCTGTCCATCGGTGTTCTCTGCGCCCGGCACGCTCACAAAGGGGTAATGCAGGCCACTGATCTTGAGGGCCTCCTGCAGCGCGGCGGCATCCCAGACCTCCTGCACGGCCAGGATGTCGGCGTTGAGCGTCTGGAAGCGATTGCCCAGCCACTGCACCTTGCGTTCGTACTGGTTGCGCGTGTAGGCGTCCTGGTTGGGGTAGAACATGCGCTCGGCAAGCGCCAGATTCAGGGTGTTGCAGGTCGCAACCGTGAGGGTGTCAAGAGGTACAGGTGAAACAAAGGGCCGCATGGAAATCTCTTTCTGATGCGGCCCTACCGTAGCGGAATCTGGTGACTAGATCAACGAAAAGAAGATTTGTTCACCATGCAAATGCTTATCTTGAAAACGAATGGTTACGATTTCCTCGCCCACCATTGCCGCCATTGCGATTGCCGCCGCCAAAGCCGCCACGACGGCCGCGTTCGGCCATGCTGTCTACGCTGGTGCGCATGGGGTCGGGTTGCGCAGCGCCGCTGCGGCGGTGATCGCGGCCATCCACGGTGCCACCAAACTGGGTACCCAGATGGGCATCGGCGCGGGGCTGGCGCTCATCCTGGCGTGGAGCGCGCGGGCCGCTGTGGCGCGGATTGGCACCCTGTGGGTGGCGCGGCTGTGCACCTTGGCCACCTGGCCGACGTGCCTCTCCGGAGCCGCGCGGGCCCTGGCGGTTGGCATCACGGCGTGGAGGGCGCTGGTCGCGGCGAGGCTGCTCTGCGCCTGCGGGCTCGAATTCGCCGTTGGCTTCTGCGCGAGGGGCCGCACCGCGCTTGGCGTTGCGTTGGCCGCCATTGGCATTGCCTGCGGTGCCCGTGCCGCGGGTCGACTTGGTCGTGCGGATGCGCTCCATCATTTCCTGGCGCGCAGCCTTGGCAGCCGCTTGCATCACATCACGGCTTGGTGGCTTGCCGGCACCGCCCCAGATGGTTTGCCGGCCCATGGCGATGGGTTCGGCCTTTTCGCCTTCTTCAGGGCCAAAGCCGTCGATCACCTGCACCGGGATTTCCTGCTTGGTGAAGCGCTCGATGTCCATCATGAAGCCTTCTTCATCCATGCACACCAGGCTCACGGCATTGCCTTCGCGACCGGCGCGGCCCGTGCGGCCGATGCGGTGCACGTAGTCTTCCGAGACATTGGGGATCTCGTAGTTCACCACGTTGGGCAGCTCGTCGATGTCGATGCCGCGTGCTGCAATGTCAGTCGCGACCAGGGCGCGCAGATCACCCGTCTTGAAGCCTTCGAGGGCCTGGGTGCGTGCGCTTTGGCTCTTGTTGCCGTGCAGGGCCATGGCAGAGACGCCATTCTTGGTCAGAAAATCAGCCACATTGTTGGCGCCAAACTTGGTGCGCGTGAACACCAGCACCTGGCTCCAGTTGTTTTCCTGGATGATGTGCAGCAGCACCTGCTTTTTCTTGCCGCGGCCCACAGGGTGGATCACCTGCTTGATGCGCTGCACCGTGGTGTTGCGCGGGGTGACCTGGATGGACTGCGGGTTCTTCAGCAGGCCATTGGCCAGTTCGCGGATCTCGTCGCTGAAGGTGGCGGAGAACAGCAGGCTCTGCTTGTCCTTGGGCACCAGGGCCAGCACCTTCTTCACATCGTGGATGAAGCCCATGTCCAGCATGCGGTCGGCTTCGTCCAGCACCAGGATTTCCACGGTGGACAGGTCCAGAAAGCCTTGCTGCTGCAGATCCAGCAGACGGCCAGGCGTGGCCACCAGTACGTCGATACCTTTTTTGATGCGGTCGATCTGTGGCTTCATGCCAACGCCGCCAAAGATGACGGTGGATTGGATGTCCAGATGCGTTGCATAGTGGCGCACGTTCTCTTCCACCTGGGCTGCCAGCTCGCGGGTGGGCGCCAGGATCAGCGCGCGGATGGCCTTGCCGCCCCATTTGTTGCGGCTACCTTCGGATTGGGTGAGGCGGTGCAGCAAGGGCAGCGTGAACGCTGCGGTCTTGCCGGTGCCGGTCTGTGCACCGGCCAACAGGTCTCCACCTTGGAGCACCACGGGAATGGCCTGGGCCTGGATGGGGGTAGGGGCGTCATAGCCCTGCTCGCGCACAGCCTGCACAATGGCTGGTGCCAGATTCAGTTCTTCAAATGTCATTGGATCAGATGCGTCCAACCTGGACGCTGGGTATCAGCCTTGTCTCAGCAATTTCTTGGAGTTATTGCCGCCAGT contains:
- a CDS encoding MFS transporter, whose protein sequence is MQTTTRSTSLTPGLGSRRWLVLGIVSVALLLIVIDMTVLYTALPRLTHDLAATASAKLWIINSYSLVVSGLLLGMGTLGDRLGHKRLFIAGLAVFGGASLAAAFAPSAGVLIAARALLGVGAAMMMPATLSLIRLSFCDEKERALAIGIWASVASGGAAFGPVLGGALLEHFWWGSVFLINVPIVLIALPLAWRYIPASQGNRERPWDLVASIQVMLGLMAGTYAIKELGKQSPDWALAAFALLTGIGFLWIFVRRQRSSSHPLLDLALFQDKGFSTAVISALVAAAALLGMELVFSQRLQLVLGFSPLEAGWAVLPLPIAAFVAGPIAGRLLPRWGSSRLLALALLASGLGMGAYLALHEATALWQSLSLVLLGLGIGGAITAASATMLMRAPADRAGMAASVEEVSYELGGALGVTVMGSLLSAVYAHSLVVPEAAAAAALPPTVRDSLDEALLASERMPLDAAQSLVQAASAAFDKGFAAVLLLATLLLLVTAWVAWRTRTR
- the speG gene encoding spermidine N1-acetyltransferase; this translates as MNTNIQLRPLEREDLRFVHLLDNNASVMRYWFEEPYATFDELTSLYDAHVHDQGERRFVVQHAGERAGLVELVEINLIHRSAEFQIIIAPDQQGKGIAAHATRLALDHGFRVLNLHKIYLYVDKENAKAIHIYGKLGFQPEGELVDEFFSNGQYRSAIRMYMLQGPYLQRIA
- a CDS encoding M14 family metallopeptidase; the encoded protein is MMQPHSSLTASRWMTLSAVSAAVLLSACTSTPLPPWTSAPTATPGTVTTAPKSQGPAPVHIPGVSNPGVISTPVETTPLQAVPLSVWQESPEVAARFPDPATPYSTPGLTNGRTTFTSNAELGQMLRQIASAPAGGTKAELITAGTSQEGTPIHALLLTRAAGTSLHDLDASGRPTVLLIGQQHGDEPAGSEALLAMAQSLAQGPLGPLLDKLNVLLVPRANPDGAASGRRTTSNGIDMNRDHLLLQTPEADALAKLSRNYRPVAVFDSHEFTVAGRYLEKFQAVQRYDALLQTPTTANTHEFVGKAANEWYLLPMQKALTDQGMSTNWYYTTTKKADDLTLSMGGVRPDTGRNVYALKNAPSLLIETRGVGIGRAHIQRRVHSHVVALTSALQTTAQRAKELEQVRAFVARDVASQACRGQFTLESQQTTEKRRIVFLDPQTGEDRPQEVDWKSSVKLQPGESRARPCGYWLSTNAGEAADKLRALGLQVLRVAEPGNMLADTYQEVERSSSAKNDVLGPSSRSVERVKVQLQRIAIDVPEGSYYVPLNQPMANLAIAALEPDTQSSFFANHIITGLSDVARSMNNPSLVYDETD
- a CDS encoding endonuclease/exonuclease/phosphatase family protein yields the protein MRPFVSPVPLDTLTVATCNTLNLALAERMFYPNQDAYTRNQYERKVQWLGNRFQTLNADILAVQEVWDAAALQEALKISGLHYPFVSVPGAENTDGQPGASGTPRVGIATRLKVLACRSFPDFPAGLGQPIPGLGMHDKFERPPLVATLQMKHGQVVSVLTCHLKSKRPKFLQDEAGNPLEDRDNPKIAALASLRSLIMRGVEALALRCLVIDLLRHTRMPLVVMGDFNDTPDSVTTQLIAATSEVAYDRGARDRALFNAYDLLGDAALKKDVAYSHIHQGAPAVLDQILVSEEFDPGSKHSIGDVRRVDYFNDHLHEGRDRTRSDHGFVRALLRLRIPDKEQAASPPGSAGAPPVAGTFEGS
- a CDS encoding DEAD/DEAH box helicase, with amino-acid sequence MTFEELNLAPAIVQAVREQGYDAPTPIQAQAIPVVLQGGDLLAGAQTGTGKTAAFTLPLLHRLTQSEGSRNKWGGKAIRALILAPTRELAAQVEENVRHYATHLDIQSTVIFGGVGMKPQIDRIKKGIDVLVATPGRLLDLQQQGFLDLSTVEILVLDEADRMLDMGFIHDVKKVLALVPKDKQSLLFSATFSDEIRELANGLLKNPQSIQVTPRNTTVQRIKQVIHPVGRGKKKQVLLHIIQENNWSQVLVFTRTKFGANNVADFLTKNGVSAMALHGNKSQSARTQALEGFKTGDLRALVATDIAARGIDIDELPNVVNYEIPNVSEDYVHRIGRTGRAGREGNAVSLVCMDEEGFMMDIERFTKQEIPVQVIDGFGPEEGEKAEPIAMGRQTIWGGAGKPPSRDVMQAAAKAARQEMMERIRTTKSTRGTGTAGNANGGQRNAKRGAAPRAEANGEFEPAGAEQPRRDQRPPRRDANRQGPRGSGEARRPGGQGAQPRHPQGANPRHSGPRAPRQDERQPRADAHLGTQFGGTVDGRDHRRSGAAQPDPMRTSVDSMAERGRRGGFGGGNRNGGNGGRGNRNHSFSR